One window from the genome of Brachyspira hampsonii encodes:
- a CDS encoding CapA family protein gives MIKKIIVALSLILLSSCADNKEEKEKKPEPPRSIKLVFTGDIMTHPTIVNAFESNDVLIDLKDYFKGDIVFANLEFVVNTNKPPMPYPEFNGSLDYLKYFFNYFNTFSIANNHAYDQGAQAEAETVAELHRNNKLTLGGSTNSPSISPIITNINNIPLFISAYTMLDNGISHKTNKNGHFYFMNFFPKQEDLVEKVKSDLALATNNEIKIISLHFGLEYTTYPEEKTIETARSLIENGVDIIVGHHPHVPRPVEIYEGTNHSGIIIYSLGNFIANHKGRYPHLDIGTVVSLEINENKEINFSYVPTYYAFFKQNGFEVIMKPIKEDPNINMPALASNYVYSTYDTNAIKKGYELIHNFYSPLTNDKVKTMFTDNITNISIISNNSLAHN, from the coding sequence ATGATAAAAAAAATAATAGTTGCTTTATCTTTAATATTACTATCTTCATGTGCTGATAATAAAGAGGAAAAAGAAAAAAAGCCGGAACCTCCTAGAAGTATTAAATTAGTATTTACAGGGGATATAATGACACACCCTACTATTGTAAATGCTTTTGAGAGTAATGATGTATTAATAGATTTGAAAGATTATTTTAAAGGGGACATTGTATTTGCTAATTTAGAATTTGTTGTAAATACAAATAAACCTCCTATGCCTTATCCTGAATTTAATGGCTCACTAGATTATTTAAAATATTTCTTTAATTATTTTAATACTTTTTCAATAGCAAATAATCATGCTTATGATCAAGGTGCACAGGCAGAAGCTGAAACTGTAGCAGAACTTCACAGAAATAATAAATTAACTTTAGGAGGCTCTACCAATTCTCCTAGTATAAGCCCTATTATAACAAATATTAATAATATACCTTTATTCATATCGGCATATACTATGCTTGATAATGGAATAAGTCATAAAACAAATAAAAACGGACATTTCTATTTTATGAATTTTTTTCCAAAACAGGAAGATTTGGTAGAAAAAGTAAAATCTGATTTAGCACTTGCTACAAACAATGAAATAAAAATAATATCTCTTCATTTCGGATTAGAATATACAACATATCCTGAAGAAAAAACAATTGAAACTGCCAGATCTTTAATAGAAAATGGAGTTGACATAATAGTAGGTCATCATCCTCATGTACCAAGACCTGTAGAAATTTATGAAGGAACTAATCATAGCGGAATAATAATATATTCATTGGGTAATTTCATTGCAAATCATAAGGGAAGATATCCGCATCTTGACATAGGTACAGTTGTATCATTAGAAATCAATGAAAATAAAGAAATTAATTTTTCTTATGTACCAACTTACTATGCTTTTTTCAAGCAAAACGGATTTGAAGTAATAATGAAGCCTATAAAAGAAGACCCTAATATTAATATGCCTGCTTTGGCAAGCAATTATGTGTACAGCACTTATGATACTAATGCTATAAAAAAAGGTTATGAGCTTATACATAATTTTTACTCTCCTCTTACAAATGATAAAGTAAAAACTATGTTTACTGACAATATAACTAACATAAGTATTATATCCAACAATAGTTTAGCACATAATTAA
- a CDS encoding hemolysin family protein: MEILLVYLFEIFIIIILIMLSALFSGSETAYTSIDDVTLMRLVREKKIKEEDKKYWEKSSSMIPTLLVGNNIVNISASSIITVFAVRLADILPNISTNLMVTISTATITILIIIFGEILPKVIMRVNAEKMMPYLLYFMKFCHFIFKPITFLMDKITTFIMNYFVPKRLRDAEKRSALSSMDDITTIIHLGHKEGIIKEYTHEMLTGVIDFRNKTVEEIMTPRVDMVCIEAETDVNEIIKLTVETGLSRFPVYEETVDHIIGIFHTRALFKEYVKGGGKLNKIKKKAIDYIMLPYFVPETKTISSLFNDMQKKKLQMVITIDEYGGTAGLVTMEDIIEEIMGDIEDESDKKEADVIRFKGKRIIINGNAPIEDVNKTLKLQLEHEEYQTIAGYVIDMLDHIPEINERFILKGYRVRIMKVEDRRIVEMEFTPLKYTRTNENENTDTQETSDLEKNDLEILNE, from the coding sequence ATGGAAATACTATTAGTTTATTTATTTGAAATATTTATCATTATTATTTTGATTATGCTCTCTGCTCTATTTTCAGGCAGCGAAACTGCATATACTTCTATTGATGATGTTACTTTGATGCGTTTAGTAAGAGAGAAAAAAATAAAGGAAGAGGATAAAAAGTATTGGGAAAAATCAAGTTCTATGATACCTACCCTATTAGTTGGCAACAACATAGTAAATATTTCAGCAAGTTCAATCATAACCGTATTTGCTGTGAGACTAGCAGACATTCTGCCTAATATATCTACTAATTTAATGGTTACAATATCTACTGCTACAATAACAATACTAATCATAATATTCGGGGAAATACTGCCTAAAGTTATTATGAGAGTTAATGCTGAAAAAATGATGCCTTATCTTCTATACTTTATGAAGTTCTGTCATTTTATATTCAAGCCTATAACTTTTTTAATGGATAAAATAACTACTTTTATAATGAATTATTTTGTACCTAAAAGATTAAGAGACGCTGAAAAAAGAAGTGCATTATCAAGCATGGACGATATAACAACTATAATACATTTGGGACATAAAGAAGGAATAATTAAAGAATATACTCATGAAATGCTTACAGGTGTAATAGATTTCAGAAATAAAACTGTAGAAGAAATAATGACTCCGCGGGTTGATATGGTATGCATTGAAGCTGAAACTGATGTAAATGAGATAATAAAACTTACTGTAGAAACAGGTCTTTCAAGATTTCCTGTTTATGAGGAGACTGTTGACCATATAATAGGAATTTTTCATACTAGAGCTTTATTTAAAGAATATGTTAAAGGCGGAGGAAAATTAAATAAAATAAAAAAGAAAGCTATTGATTATATAATGCTTCCATACTTTGTACCTGAAACTAAGACTATAAGCAGCTTATTTAATGATATGCAGAAGAAAAAACTTCAGATGGTAATTACTATTGATGAATACGGCGGAACTGCCGGACTTGTTACTATGGAAGACATAATAGAAGAAATAATGGGAGATATAGAAGATGAAAGCGATAAAAAAGAAGCTGATGTAATAAGATTTAAAGGTAAAAGAATTATAATAAATGGAAATGCTCCTATAGAAGATGTTAATAAAACTTTAAAACTGCAATTAGAGCATGAAGAATATCAAACTATAGCAGGATATGTAATTGATATGCTGGATCATATTCCTGAAATCAATGAGCGTTTCATACTTAAAGGATACAGGGTAAGAATAATGAAAGTTGAAGACAGAAGAATAGTTGAAATGGAATTCACCCCTCTAAAATATACAAGAACAAATGAAAATGAGAATACTGATACACAAGAAACATCTGATTTAGAAAAAAATGATTTAGAAATTTTAAATGAATAA
- a CDS encoding NADAR family protein, with product MQNIMPPIWFVNRSSYNKVFSNYFNKLSNDDKEEYKKLFEEPVLFKGFYDSNLINDYKTLYYNNIELNQKYSLLKLQRDFNSGNKIDFLFFYGHTNDKKEINKSSLSQWYIKDFIENDLTFNCMEKYMMYNKALLFDDKNIADEILNNNQPKAIKELGRKVKNFNDEVWDKMKYKIVFTGNYYKFSQNTDLRNFLLSTKNKVLVEASPYDKVWGIKMKYDDENIENPFFWKGENLLGFALMQVRDEIKRVYQNYDLIDCSKLINYKDI from the coding sequence ATGCAAAATATAATGCCTCCAATATGGTTTGTCAATAGAAGTTCTTATAATAAAGTGTTCAGCAATTATTTTAATAAACTTTCAAATGATGATAAAGAAGAATATAAAAAACTTTTTGAAGAGCCTGTATTATTTAAAGGCTTTTATGACAGCAATCTAATTAATGATTATAAAACACTATATTATAATAATATAGAACTAAATCAAAAATATTCTTTGTTAAAACTTCAAAGAGATTTTAATTCTGGTAATAAGATTGACTTTCTATTCTTTTACGGACATACTAATGATAAAAAAGAAATTAATAAATCATCATTAAGTCAGTGGTATATTAAAGATTTTATAGAGAATGATTTGACATTTAACTGCATGGAAAAATATATGATGTACAATAAGGCATTATTATTTGATGACAAAAATATAGCCGATGAAATTTTGAATAATAATCAGCCTAAAGCTATAAAAGAACTTGGAAGAAAAGTTAAAAATTTCAATGATGAAGTGTGGGATAAAATGAAATACAAAATAGTATTTACAGGCAATTATTATAAGTTCTCACAAAATACTGATTTAAGAAATTTTTTATTAAGCACAAAAAACAAAGTATTAGTAGAAGCAAGTCCTTATGACAAAGTATGGGGAATAAAGATGAAATACGATGATGAAAATATAGAAAATCCGTTTTTTTGGAAAGGAGAAAATTTATTAGGCTTTGCTTTAATGCAAGTGAGAGATGAAATAAAAAGAGTATATCAAAATTATGATTTGATAGATTGTAGTAAATTAATAAATTATAAAGACATATAA
- a CDS encoding NAD(P)H-dependent oxidoreductase subunit E has product MASNVQTVIEVCVGLHCSMKGAYALLEAIRSHYDLKIGVPSSDGMLLKEMECMHNCHNAVPVLINGMECTKSSFKSIIKYIEAIHVRKR; this is encoded by the coding sequence ATGGCAAGCAATGTTCAAACTGTCATAGAAGTATGCGTAGGACTTCATTGCTCTATGAAAGGTGCTTATGCCCTTTTAGAAGCTATTCGTTCTCATTATGATTTAAAAATAGGAGTGCCGTCTTCTGATGGTATGCTCCTTAAAGAGATGGAGTGTATGCATAATTGCCATAATGCCGTACCTGTCCTTATTAATGGTATGGAATGTACAAAATCGTCTTTTAAAAGTATTATTAAGTATATAGAAGCTATACATGTAAGAAAAAGATGA
- a CDS encoding NADH-ubiquinone oxidoreductase-F iron-sulfur binding region domain-containing protein yields MKKFVLHSENNITDIQSYKDNFGDYLNLQRIANSFFEDLKEYTIFKRDITQSSIYQLLTDGNIKEDFILINAASFDYLVFKDKFLLKNNPHLILDASVFIAKILNIKRIDIILKDYYLEERDIILKAIVEAEDSNFVNDIEINIYDEYAYYNKYNIRLTPSFLENKKYIFDLETISQIAYLAYIGGFTFKNYGNGYYKGSFILSVTGDIMNPNLYEFEMNTPLKNILKASGGTVKEYSIKCVFTNGFLNPPIDFDTFQKMTLDYECFGSYNMKIGNGGLCFIQEDRCMIRVAVKIIQFAKSVSCGKCSPCHYGFDLCEYYINRMLLGYSSFDDYSNLKSAAEMIKIGASCLYIRSIADCILAVMEMFKDEFIYLIENKITLYSFVKS; encoded by the coding sequence ATGAAAAAGTTTGTACTGCATAGTGAAAATAATATAACAGATATTCAGTCATATAAAGATAATTTCGGGGATTATTTAAATCTTCAAAGAATAGCTAATTCTTTTTTTGAAGATTTAAAAGAATATACAATCTTTAAAAGAGATATTACTCAAAGTTCTATATATCAATTATTAACCGACGGAAATATTAAAGAAGATTTTATACTAATAAATGCTGCTTCATTTGACTATTTGGTTTTTAAAGATAAATTTCTATTAAAAAATAATCCGCATCTCATATTAGATGCTTCTGTTTTTATAGCTAAGATTTTAAATATTAAAAGAATAGATATAATATTAAAAGATTATTATTTGGAAGAAAGAGATATTATATTAAAAGCTATAGTAGAGGCAGAGGATTCTAATTTTGTCAATGATATAGAAATAAATATATACGATGAATACGCTTATTATAATAAATATAATATCAGACTTACACCTTCTTTTTTAGAAAATAAAAAATACATATTTGATTTAGAAACTATATCTCAAATTGCATACTTGGCGTATATCGGAGGATTTACTTTTAAAAATTACGGAAACGGATATTATAAGGGCAGCTTTATACTTTCAGTTACAGGTGATATTATGAATCCGAATTTGTATGAATTTGAAATGAATACTCCGTTAAAAAATATTCTCAAAGCATCAGGCGGAACAGTTAAGGAGTATAGTATAAAATGTGTATTTACAAATGGTTTTTTGAATCCTCCTATAGATTTTGATACTTTTCAGAAAATGACTTTAGATTATGAATGTTTCGGAAGTTATAATATGAAAATTGGAAACGGCGGATTATGTTTTATACAAGAGGACAGATGTATGATAAGGGTTGCTGTAAAAATAATTCAGTTTGCTAAAAGTGTATCATGCGGAAAATGTTCTCCTTGTCATTACGGGTTTGATTTATGCGAATATTATATTAATAGAATGCTTTTGGGATATTCTAGTTTTGATGATTATTCCAATCTAAAATCGGCTGCTGAAATGATTAAAATAGGAGCTTCATGTTTATATATAAGAAGTATAGCTGACTGTATATTAGCTGTTATGGAAATGTTTAAAGATGAGTTTATTTATTTGATAGAAAATAAAATAACATTATATAGTTTTGTAAAAAGTTAA
- a CDS encoding ankyrin repeat domain-containing protein encodes MKKIIILFGMFLFTLYSQNDDNNKSKVSEKLINYVNEGNVKEAENILKKYNVNINNLDYEDFTLLSHAVMDNNIEMTELLLKYKADVNTVVNDGDTALILAADNNNMEMVRLLLSYGADIDYQGFRGRTALFCALEYNRKENIEMVKLLIKNKADVNIAYDGDNENEETPLMYAAMKGYKETVKILIANKADINKRNSNNANALIYAYMYGHEDIADILLQNGSDSLDKSLKVCRLNQSTLLSGNVPLRNAAVYSTNEVFLQKIIDNCADVNYKTYDFKTVLIEAAEYNNINAVKVLLKNNADVNVQNNGKTALMWACRSGNLEMTKMLLEAGADKNIKDGNYDALYYAREYGKNEEVIKLLTK; translated from the coding sequence ATGAAAAAGATTATTATATTATTTGGTATGTTTTTATTTACCTTATACAGTCAAAATGATGATAATAATAAAAGTAAAGTTTCTGAAAAATTAATAAATTATGTAAATGAAGGTAATGTTAAAGAAGCTGAGAATATTCTTAAGAAATATAATGTAAATATTAATAATCTTGATTATGAAGATTTTACATTATTATCACATGCAGTTATGGATAATAATATAGAAATGACTGAACTTCTTTTGAAATATAAAGCAGATGTTAATACTGTAGTAAATGATGGCGATACTGCATTGATACTTGCAGCTGATAATAATAATATGGAAATGGTTAGACTACTTTTAAGTTATGGTGCTGATATTGATTATCAGGGTTTTAGAGGAAGAACTGCATTATTTTGTGCTTTAGAGTATAATAGAAAAGAAAATATTGAAATGGTAAAACTATTAATAAAAAATAAAGCTGATGTTAATATAGCTTATGACGGAGATAATGAAAACGAAGAAACACCTTTAATGTATGCTGCTATGAAAGGCTATAAAGAAACTGTAAAAATTTTGATTGCAAATAAAGCTGATATAAATAAAAGAAATAGCAATAATGCCAATGCTTTGATTTATGCTTATATGTATGGACATGAGGATATAGCAGATATTTTACTTCAAAACGGTTCTGATTCTTTGGATAAAAGTTTGAAAGTTTGCCGTCTTAATCAATCAACTTTACTTAGCGGTAATGTTCCATTGAGAAATGCCGCAGTGTATTCTACCAATGAAGTTTTTTTACAGAAGATAATTGATAACTGTGCAGATGTAAATTATAAAACTTATGATTTCAAAACTGTATTGATAGAAGCCGCTGAATATAATAATATTAATGCTGTAAAAGTGCTTCTTAAAAATAATGCCGATGTTAATGTTCAAAATAATGGCAAGACTGCATTAATGTGGGCTTGTCGCAGCGGAAATTTAGAAATGACAAAAATGCTTTTAGAGGCTGGTGCTGATAAAAATATAAAAGACGGGAATTATGATGCATTGTATTATGCAAGAGAATATGGAAAGAATGAAGAGGTAATAAAACTCCTTACAAAATAA
- a CDS encoding Rpn family recombination-promoting nuclease/putative transposase, which yields MRNINRMNDYFMRYLLGSVGNEDILENIVNCVLRDSGFEEVYNLEIINPHNLPENINLKESVLDVKAITKDNKKIIIEIQLSGNIDFVKRIYYYISKNIVSEVNENESYDIISQVISINFVNFNMDFYDEGKAHRCFKLIDTQNHNVSLDIIQMHIIEIPRFIKILYNSNTDDIKKNKILSWIEFFTVKDLEEVKDKLKEVNSIMPKVIDKYERFISSKEEMEVYNARDAFLYGQTLMLKREREEGIKEGMEKGIEKGIEKGIRENQILTAKNMKNKNMDINLISELTGLSIEEVEKL from the coding sequence ATGAGAAATATAAATAGAATGAATGACTACTTTATGCGTTATCTTTTAGGCTCTGTAGGTAATGAGGACATACTTGAGAATATAGTTAATTGTGTACTTAGAGATTCAGGGTTTGAAGAAGTTTATAATTTAGAAATAATAAATCCGCACAATCTGCCTGAAAATATTAATCTTAAAGAGTCTGTTTTAGATGTTAAAGCAATTACTAAAGACAATAAAAAAATTATTATAGAGATACAGCTTTCTGGAAATATTGATTTTGTAAAGAGAATATACTATTACATATCAAAAAATATAGTAAGTGAAGTTAATGAAAATGAATCTTATGATATTATTAGTCAGGTTATAAGTATTAATTTTGTGAATTTTAATATGGATTTTTATGATGAAGGTAAAGCTCATAGATGTTTTAAGCTCATAGATACTCAAAATCATAATGTGTCATTGGATATTATTCAAATGCATATTATAGAAATACCAAGATTTATAAAAATATTATATAATTCAAATACAGATGATATTAAGAAAAATAAAATATTATCTTGGATAGAGTTTTTTACTGTAAAAGATTTAGAAGAAGTAAAAGATAAATTAAAGGAGGTTAATAGTATTATGCCTAAAGTAATAGATAAATATGAAAGATTTATATCAAGTAAAGAAGAAATGGAAGTTTATAATGCCAGAGATGCTTTTTTATATGGGCAGACTTTAATGCTTAAAAGAGAAAGAGAAGAAGGTATAAAAGAAGGTATGGAAAAAGGTATAGAGAAAGGTATAGAGAAAGGTATAAGAGAAAATCAAATATTAACAGCTAAAAATATGAAAAATAAAAATATGGATATTAATCTTATTAGCGAATTAACGGGCTTGAGTATAGAAGAAGTAGAAAAATTATAA
- a CDS encoding leucyl aminopeptidase family protein: protein MKLKHTINFIKKHTVAVFVKVEKEQLKVCSFNEEYIKLFNDLVKDKYYNTSTPFAFAFASNTRVIYITYKEVKNYMYETWKNAGSSLIKIMKDLHIDDIEVDMAELFAEIASEESYIQFCLGILLSSYSFDNYLGDKRLKERSNIKNILLVSEHKKDTENAISKATQIANSIFWARDMVNEPSNVINSLTFVDRAKKQAESRKISTSVLTEKELKNLGMNGILGVNAGSKNPPRVFVAQYKKAKAKKHILLVGKGITFDTGGMILKPSTSMLGMKDDMAGAAAVCGALFLISDMNLEANVTVICPLTDNKTGSAAINPGDILKMYNGVTVEVVNTDAEGRLILADALAYGIKKYNPDFVIDIATLTGACSIALGKHASGLMSNDTALSSALKDAGDDTYERVWEFPMFDEYKEDIKSDVADIKNSGGRYAGVITAGQFLSYFTEGARWAHLDIAGTDMSDVNVKYISKGATGVGVYLLAKTVEKLVDVDKF from the coding sequence ATGAAATTAAAACATACAATCAATTTCATTAAAAAACATACTGTAGCTGTATTTGTCAAAGTTGAAAAAGAGCAGCTTAAAGTATGTTCATTTAATGAAGAGTATATAAAGTTATTTAATGATTTGGTAAAAGATAAATATTATAATACTTCTACTCCTTTTGCTTTTGCTTTTGCTAGTAATACTAGGGTAATTTATATTACATATAAAGAAGTAAAAAATTATATGTATGAAACTTGGAAGAATGCCGGTTCTTCATTAATTAAGATAATGAAAGATTTGCATATAGATGATATAGAAGTGGATATGGCTGAATTATTTGCTGAAATAGCTTCTGAAGAATCATATATTCAGTTTTGTTTGGGTATACTTCTTTCCTCTTATAGTTTTGATAATTATTTAGGTGATAAAAGATTAAAAGAACGATCCAATATTAAAAATATACTTTTAGTTTCTGAGCATAAAAAAGATACTGAAAATGCTATATCTAAAGCTACTCAGATAGCAAATAGTATATTTTGGGCAAGAGATATGGTTAATGAGCCTAGCAATGTTATAAACTCTTTGACATTCGTTGATAGAGCTAAAAAACAGGCTGAAAGCAGAAAAATAAGCACTTCAGTTCTTACTGAAAAAGAATTGAAAAATCTTGGTATGAATGGAATATTAGGGGTTAATGCTGGAAGTAAAAATCCTCCTAGAGTATTTGTTGCTCAGTACAAAAAAGCAAAAGCCAAAAAACATATATTATTGGTAGGAAAAGGTATTACTTTTGATACAGGCGGAATGATTTTAAAACCTAGCACTAGTATGCTTGGCATGAAAGATGATATGGCAGGTGCTGCTGCTGTTTGCGGGGCTTTATTTTTAATATCTGATATGAATTTAGAAGCAAATGTTACAGTAATATGTCCTTTAACAGATAATAAAACAGGAAGTGCTGCTATAAACCCAGGTGATATATTAAAAATGTATAATGGTGTTACTGTAGAGGTGGTTAATACAGATGCTGAAGGAAGGCTTATACTTGCCGATGCTTTGGCTTATGGAATAAAAAAATATAATCCAGATTTTGTTATAGATATTGCTACTTTAACAGGAGCCTGCTCAATAGCTTTAGGAAAGCATGCTTCAGGACTTATGTCTAATGACACAGCTTTATCAAGTGCTTTAAAAGATGCTGGGGACGATACTTATGAGAGGGTATGGGAGTTTCCTATGTTTGATGAATATAAAGAAGATATAAAATCTGATGTTGCTGATATAAAAAATTCAGGCGGAAGATATGCCGGAGTTATAACAGCAGGACAGTTTTTATCCTATTTTACAGAAGGAGCAAGATGGGCTCATTTAGATATAGCAGGTACTGATATGAGTGATGTAAATGTAAAATATATATCTAAAGGTGCTACAGGAGTAGGTGTATATCTTCTAGCTAAAACAGTAGAAAAACTTGTTGATGTAGATAAATTTTAA
- a CDS encoding 2Fe-2S iron-sulfur cluster-binding protein, producing the protein MIIKFSVDGKTVSSQKGYTILQALSYINVDIPHLCSYKINSTNTFEKKNNILRCKLCLVKVKKKNENSYSYRYACDEIVENGMSVLNEKDDDIINYRTSLLKAILYMHEPVCESCKADYVCNLKKYLDIYNISIEASPNAFNKNDINLIELKNIVEKMNLPNFIKANFERCINCGICEDYKVIDGYNSMITDLCPTHVFDVQRNIDNKINDDISTVKTIESFCIGCNYLCDAKYSYIKHSIKDISSPKGKKYGLCDYGRKLDYYSNNTLEKPFYNGMQCEFNEAKELYHKFINDIEAEYVLAVNSSMYPIEEIKAFNEFIDSLGIQNLVFKKNIMATNSKNIRDNYTNINDFSIKEIRDLNMNLKHSIFDDNIIYNGKFKKFIIVGDSLDDNDNMIDFSKKNKGNYIVFSPNFSVLAYNAYLSFPISYLGEFEGHYIDNHGKVKEMNSFLEKNKNRMSLRDLLKYLYL; encoded by the coding sequence ATGATAATAAAATTTAGTGTTGATGGAAAGACTGTATCATCTCAGAAAGGATATACCATACTTCAGGCACTGTCCTACATCAATGTAGATATACCTCATTTATGCTCATATAAAATAAATAGTACAAATACTTTTGAAAAGAAGAATAATATTCTAAGATGTAAATTATGCTTGGTTAAAGTAAAGAAAAAAAATGAAAATAGTTATTCTTATAGATATGCCTGCGATGAAATAGTAGAAAACGGAATGAGTGTTTTAAATGAAAAAGATGATGATATTATAAATTATAGAACCTCTTTATTAAAGGCTATACTTTATATGCATGAGCCTGTATGTGAAAGCTGTAAGGCTGATTATGTTTGCAATTTAAAAAAGTATTTAGATATTTACAATATTTCTATAGAGGCTTCTCCAAATGCTTTTAATAAAAATGATATTAATCTAATAGAATTAAAAAATATCGTAGAAAAAATGAATCTTCCAAACTTTATAAAAGCAAATTTTGAAAGATGTATTAACTGCGGTATATGCGAGGATTATAAAGTTATAGACGGATATAATTCTATGATAACAGATTTATGTCCTACTCATGTATTTGATGTTCAGAGGAATATAGATAATAAAATCAATGATGATATAAGTACAGTAAAAACTATAGAGAGTTTTTGTATAGGATGCAATTATCTATGCGATGCCAAGTACAGCTATATAAAACACAGCATAAAAGACATATCATCTCCTAAGGGTAAAAAATATGGGTTATGTGATTACGGCAGGAAATTGGATTATTATTCAAATAATACATTAGAAAAGCCTTTTTATAATGGAATGCAATGTGAATTCAATGAGGCTAAGGAACTTTATCATAAATTTATTAATGATATTGAAGCAGAATATGTATTGGCTGTAAATTCAAGTATGTATCCTATTGAAGAGATTAAGGCTTTTAATGAATTTATTGATTCTTTGGGAATACAAAATTTAGTATTTAAAAAGAATATAATGGCTACAAATTCAAAAAATATAAGGGATAATTATACAAATATTAATGATTTTTCCATAAAAGAGATTAGAGATTTAAATATGAATTTAAAGCATTCTATATTTGACGATAATATTATATATAATGGCAAATTTAAAAAATTTATTATAGTAGGCGATTCATTAGATGACAATGATAATATGATTGATTTTTCTAAGAAGAATAAGGGAAATTATATAGTATTCAGCCCGAATTTTTCTGTTTTGGCTTACAATGCTTATTTAAGTTTTCCTATATCCTATCTTGGAGAGTTTGAAGGGCATTATATAGATAATCATGGTAAGGTTAAAGAGATGAATTCATTTTTAGAAAAGAATAAAAATCGTATGAGTTTAAGAGATTTGTTAAAATATTTGTATTTATAA